One genomic region from Fictibacillus marinisediminis encodes:
- a CDS encoding MaoC family dehydratase, protein MLLGKKRKLGRKIEEIQTGEKLELSETIEDKDLLLYLGLTNDNNPLFIQHDYASMTPFKKPIVPQVMLIGMVTAAVSKYLPGPGSSIKKQSLSFPKPVYHYGKVHFLFQVTDIDREAYSIKMRVEGKNEKSELVMEGELEICPPYQPKSITSNTLDNF, encoded by the coding sequence ATGTTGTTAGGAAAAAAGCGTAAACTGGGCAGAAAAATAGAAGAGATCCAAACAGGGGAAAAACTTGAACTTTCCGAAACGATTGAAGATAAGGATTTGCTTTTATACCTCGGACTCACCAATGACAACAACCCTTTATTCATTCAACATGATTATGCATCCATGACGCCATTTAAAAAACCGATTGTTCCGCAGGTTATGCTTATTGGCATGGTAACAGCTGCGGTGTCCAAGTATTTACCTGGACCAGGAAGCAGCATTAAAAAACAATCTTTATCTTTTCCAAAACCTGTTTATCATTACGGCAAAGTTCATTTTTTGTTTCAGGTGACAGATATTGACCGGGAAGCTTATTCCATCAAGATGAGGGTCGAGGGGAAAAATGAAAAAAGCGAGCTGGTAATGGAAGGGGAACTTGAAATATGCCCTCCATATCAGCCGAAATCCATAACCTCCAATACGTTGGACAACTTCTAG
- the mdh gene encoding malate dehydrogenase, protein MAVNTRKKISVIGAGFTGATTAFIAAQKELGDVVLVDIPQAENPTKGKALDMLEASPVQGFDANIIGTSNYEDTKDSDVVVITAGIARKPGMSRDDLVNTNAKVMKSVTQEIVKYSPNTVIIVLTNPVDAMTYTVLKESCFPKSRVIGQSGILDSARFRTFISQELNLSVKDITGFVLGGHGDDMVPLVRYSYAGGIPLEKLIPQERLDAIVERTRKGGGEIVNLLGNGSAYYAPAASLVEMVEAVLKDQRRVLPTIAYLEGEYGYNGICLGVPTIVGGNGLEEIIELELSADEKAALDRSAESVKSVMNVLA, encoded by the coding sequence ATGGCAGTGAACACACGCAAAAAGATTTCAGTCATTGGTGCAGGTTTTACAGGAGCAACAACAGCATTTATCGCAGCACAAAAAGAACTTGGGGATGTAGTGCTTGTTGACATTCCTCAAGCAGAAAATCCTACTAAAGGAAAAGCGTTGGACATGCTTGAAGCAAGCCCAGTACAAGGATTCGATGCGAACATCATCGGTACTTCCAACTATGAGGATACAAAAGATTCCGATGTAGTAGTTATCACTGCAGGAATTGCACGTAAACCAGGTATGAGCCGTGATGATCTTGTGAACACAAATGCAAAAGTCATGAAAAGCGTTACACAGGAAATCGTGAAATATTCACCGAACACTGTAATCATCGTTCTAACTAACCCGGTTGATGCGATGACTTACACAGTTCTAAAAGAATCCTGTTTCCCGAAAAGCCGTGTAATCGGCCAATCCGGTATCCTTGATTCTGCTCGTTTCCGTACGTTCATCTCTCAAGAATTAAACCTCTCTGTAAAAGATATTACCGGTTTTGTTCTTGGCGGACACGGGGACGACATGGTGCCGCTTGTACGCTACTCTTATGCTGGCGGAATTCCATTAGAAAAATTAATTCCACAAGAACGTTTGGATGCGATTGTTGAACGTACTCGCAAAGGCGGCGGAGAAATCGTAAACCTTCTTGGAAACGGAAGTGCTTATTACGCTCCTGCTGCTTCATTGGTTGAAATGGTGGAAGCGGTATTGAAAGACCAAAGACGTGTTCTTCCGACTATCGCTTACCTCGAAGGCGAATACGGCTATAATGGAATTTGCCTTGGCGTTCCTACAATCGTAGGCGGAAACGGCCTTGAAGAAATCATTGAGCTTGAATTATCAGCAGATGAAAAAGCAGCGCTAGACCGTTCTGCAGAATCTGTGAAAAGCGTAATGAACGTATTAGCATAA
- the icd gene encoding NADP-dependent isocitrate dehydrogenase, with amino-acid sequence MSNGERITVDNGVLNVPNQPIIPFIEGDGTGPDIWAAASRVLEAAVNKAYNGEKKIVWKEVLAGEKAFNETGEWLPSETLDVIRDYIIAIKGPLTTPVGGGIRSLNVALRQELDLFTCLRPVRYFQGVPSPVKRPEDTDMVIFRENTEDIYAGIEYASGSDEVKKVISFLQEEMGVKKIRFPETSGIGIKPVSSEGTKRLVRAALQYAISEGRKSLTLVHKGNIMKFTEGAFKNWGYELAEQEFGDKVFTWAQYDRIVEEQGKDAANKAQAEAEAAGKIIVKDSIADIFLQQILTRPAEFDVVATMNLNGDYISDALAAQVGGIGIAPGANINYETGHAIFEATHGTAPKYAGLDKVNPSSVILSGVLMLEHLGWQEAAKLITNAMEKAIAGKVVTYDFARLMDGATEVKCSEFADELISNM; translated from the coding sequence ATGTCAAATGGAGAGCGTATTACAGTAGATAACGGGGTATTAAATGTACCTAACCAGCCAATTATTCCTTTTATTGAGGGAGATGGGACTGGCCCTGATATTTGGGCGGCAGCATCACGTGTTCTTGAAGCAGCAGTAAACAAAGCATACAATGGCGAAAAGAAAATCGTCTGGAAAGAAGTTCTTGCCGGAGAAAAGGCATTCAACGAAACTGGTGAATGGCTTCCGTCAGAAACACTTGATGTGATCCGCGATTACATAATCGCAATTAAAGGACCTCTTACAACGCCGGTTGGCGGAGGTATCCGTTCATTAAACGTGGCGCTTCGCCAGGAGCTGGACTTATTCACTTGTCTTCGCCCGGTTCGTTATTTCCAAGGTGTACCTTCACCTGTTAAGCGTCCGGAAGATACAGACATGGTCATCTTCCGTGAAAATACAGAAGATATCTATGCTGGAATTGAATATGCGAGCGGTTCTGATGAAGTGAAGAAGGTTATCTCTTTCCTCCAGGAAGAAATGGGAGTAAAGAAAATCCGTTTCCCTGAAACTTCAGGTATCGGAATTAAGCCGGTTTCTTCTGAAGGGACAAAACGTCTTGTTCGTGCTGCCCTTCAGTATGCAATCAGCGAAGGACGCAAGAGCTTAACACTTGTCCACAAAGGAAACATCATGAAATTTACAGAAGGTGCTTTCAAAAACTGGGGCTACGAGCTTGCTGAACAAGAATTCGGCGATAAAGTATTCACTTGGGCTCAATATGACCGCATTGTTGAAGAGCAAGGAAAAGATGCTGCGAATAAAGCACAAGCTGAAGCAGAAGCTGCTGGCAAAATTATCGTAAAAGATTCTATTGCTGATATCTTCCTTCAACAGATCCTTACTCGTCCTGCAGAGTTCGATGTTGTAGCGACAATGAACCTTAACGGAGACTACATTTCTGATGCACTTGCTGCACAAGTAGGCGGAATCGGAATTGCTCCTGGAGCAAACATCAACTATGAAACTGGACATGCGATCTTTGAAGCAACACATGGTACAGCTCCTAAATATGCGGGCTTGGATAAAGTTAACCCTTCTTCTGTTATCCTTTCAGGTGTATTAATGCTTGAACACCTTGGATGGCAGGAAGCAGCTAAACTCATTACAAATGCTATGGAAAAAGCGATTGCCGGCAAAGTAGTCACTTATGATTTCGCTCGTTTGATGGACGGCGCTACAGAAGTGAAATGTTCTGAGTTTGCTGACGAACTCATCAGCAACATGTAA
- the citZ gene encoding citrate synthase, translating to MTATRGLEGVVATTSSVSSIIDDVLTYRGFSIDDLADHATFEEVVYLLWNGKLPNEKELNQFKAELAEQAAVSDDLIQHLKSLPLKGVHPMAILRTAVSMLGMYDEDAEDMSTEGNYKKAVKLQAQISTVVTAFARIREGKEPVAPRKDLGLAANFLYMLTGNEPDEVAVEAFNKALVLHADHELNASTFTARVAVATLSDMYSGVTAAISALKGPLHGGANEQVMKMLSEINSEENVESYLRNAIDNKQKIMGFGHRVYKSGDPRAKHLREMSKQLTTTTGEEKWYNMSVKLEELLKEEKGLLPNVDFYSASVYHSLGIPHDIFTPIFAVSRVSGWIAHILEQYENNRLIRPRADYTGPSMQKYTPLSER from the coding sequence ATGACAGCAACAAGAGGATTAGAAGGTGTAGTAGCCACAACCTCATCTGTCAGCTCAATCATTGATGATGTACTGACATACAGAGGGTTCAGTATTGATGACTTAGCAGACCACGCAACATTTGAGGAAGTAGTATATTTATTGTGGAATGGAAAACTTCCTAATGAAAAGGAACTTAATCAATTCAAAGCAGAGCTTGCTGAGCAAGCCGCTGTATCTGATGATTTAATCCAGCATTTGAAATCGCTTCCTTTAAAAGGTGTACATCCAATGGCCATTCTTCGTACAGCGGTTTCCATGCTTGGAATGTATGATGAAGATGCTGAGGATATGTCTACCGAAGGAAATTACAAAAAAGCGGTAAAACTTCAAGCGCAGATTTCAACAGTTGTTACAGCGTTTGCAAGGATCCGTGAAGGAAAAGAACCGGTTGCTCCGCGCAAGGATCTCGGTCTCGCGGCAAACTTCCTATACATGCTTACTGGCAATGAGCCAGACGAAGTTGCAGTGGAAGCGTTTAACAAGGCTTTGGTTCTTCATGCCGACCATGAGCTAAATGCTTCAACATTTACAGCACGTGTTGCGGTCGCTACATTATCTGACATGTATTCTGGTGTTACTGCAGCAATCAGTGCCTTAAAAGGACCTCTTCACGGAGGAGCAAACGAGCAAGTTATGAAAATGCTCAGCGAAATCAATAGTGAAGAGAACGTGGAAAGCTACTTAAGAAATGCGATCGATAACAAACAAAAGATCATGGGCTTTGGGCACCGTGTATATAAGAGCGGGGACCCTCGCGCGAAACATCTTCGTGAAATGAGCAAACAGCTGACAACAACAACAGGCGAAGAAAAATGGTATAATATGTCTGTGAAATTAGAAGAACTGCTGAAAGAAGAAAAAGGACTTCTTCCGAATGTAGACTTCTATTCTGCAAGCGTATACCACAGCCTTGGCATCCCTCACGATATTTTCACACCGATTTTTGCGGTGAGCCGTGTATCCGGCTGGATTGCCCACATTCTTGAACAATATGAGAATAACCGCCTGATTCGTCCGCGTGCAGATTATACCGGACCATCCATGCAAAAGTACACACCGCTTTCTGAACGCTAA
- a CDS encoding DUF441 domain-containing protein produces the protein MQSTLFLVILLAIGIIAKNQSLIIALSVLLVLKFTGIGEKVFPLIQQKGINWGVTIITIAVLIPIATGDIGFKQLQEALKSSFAWIALLSGIFVAIIASKGITLLQDDPHITAALVFGTILAVAFLNGVAVGPLIGAGIAYMAMKVVEFFSA, from the coding sequence ATGCAGTCAACATTATTTTTGGTCATCTTGCTGGCCATTGGAATCATAGCGAAAAATCAGTCCTTGATTATTGCTCTCTCTGTACTGCTTGTCCTTAAATTTACAGGCATTGGAGAAAAGGTCTTTCCGCTGATCCAGCAGAAAGGCATCAATTGGGGCGTTACGATCATCACGATTGCTGTTTTGATTCCGATCGCTACAGGTGACATCGGATTTAAGCAGCTTCAGGAAGCTTTGAAGTCCTCCTTTGCGTGGATTGCCTTGCTTTCAGGAATTTTTGTAGCCATCATCGCATCAAAAGGGATCACCCTTCTTCAAGATGATCCGCATATAACAGCAGCTCTTGTTTTCGGCACCATTCTTGCTGTTGCTTTCTTAAACGGAGTTGCTGTAGGCCCATTAATCGGGGCAGGAATTGCGTATATGGCAATGAAAGTTGTCGAATTTTTCAGTGCGTAA
- the ytvI gene encoding sporulation integral membrane protein YtvI, with product MNNEYLHRILRFFLIVCLFSIVLLACFFLSKVTYPFILGGIIAMSINPFVNFLEEKGKMHRGFAVFTALLLLIAALAGAVLLLMREIFSGFAYLAHVLPDYSKTLVQYMEIYFKNKILPLYNDINRMFNNLDNGHQHTIMKNIDAVGTHITTTVSNLAQDTVNLISAVLVSLPSLVSVLIFSILAAFFICKDWYRFSGYLRKISSDKWIASTRTVYIELRKALFGFAKAQLTLISITAFIVLIGLLLLRIEYAITIALLIGAVDLLPYLGTGAVFMPWIAYTFVSGNYPLTVGLSVLYSVLIIQRQLTEPKILSSTIGLDPLATLIVLFVGFQWFGFLGLLIGPAFLVIIRALHQAQFFHEVYYFIKGKS from the coding sequence ATGAACAATGAGTATTTGCACCGAATTCTGCGCTTCTTCCTCATAGTATGTTTATTTTCCATTGTCTTACTTGCCTGTTTTTTTCTTTCCAAAGTGACGTACCCTTTTATCCTTGGTGGAATCATCGCCATGTCGATCAATCCATTCGTTAACTTTTTAGAAGAAAAGGGTAAAATGCACCGGGGATTTGCCGTTTTTACAGCTCTTCTGCTTCTTATTGCCGCACTGGCAGGAGCGGTTTTGCTCCTGATGCGAGAAATTTTTTCAGGTTTCGCCTACTTGGCACATGTTCTTCCTGATTACAGTAAAACGCTGGTACAATACATGGAAATCTATTTCAAAAATAAAATCCTGCCGCTTTATAATGACATCAACCGCATGTTTAACAATCTCGACAACGGCCACCAGCATACAATCATGAAAAATATCGATGCAGTCGGAACCCACATTACTACAACAGTCAGCAACCTGGCGCAGGATACCGTCAACCTGATTTCTGCTGTTCTTGTCAGTCTTCCAAGCCTTGTTTCCGTGCTAATATTTTCAATTCTCGCTGCTTTTTTTATTTGCAAAGACTGGTATCGTTTTTCCGGATATCTCCGAAAGATTTCTTCCGATAAGTGGATAGCGAGTACCCGAACCGTCTATATCGAGCTCCGCAAAGCACTGTTTGGTTTTGCGAAAGCTCAATTGACGCTCATTTCCATTACAGCCTTTATCGTATTAATTGGCCTATTGCTTCTTCGGATAGAATATGCCATTACGATTGCTTTGTTAATTGGTGCGGTGGACCTGCTGCCCTATTTAGGAACAGGAGCGGTATTCATGCCCTGGATCGCCTATACTTTTGTTTCCGGCAATTACCCGTTAACCGTCGGGCTTTCCGTCCTCTATAGCGTGCTCATCATCCAGCGGCAGCTGACTGAACCAAAAATCCTTTCCTCGACCATAGGGCTCGATCCTCTTGCCACACTCATTGTTCTGTTTGTCGGGTTCCAATGGTTCGGGTTCCTCGGCCTTCTGATTGGACCAGCCTTCCTTGTTATCATCCGTGCCCTCCACCAGGCTCAGTTCTTTCATGAAGTGTATTATTTTATTAAAGGGAAGAGCTGA
- a CDS encoding FxsA family protein, translated as MFRILFVLLLIIPAAEIGILVWVGNLIGPIPTVALIIFTGLLGAWLAKREGLNALRNAQSQLQNGQVPGTVLIDGICILAGGVFLFTPGFISDIFGFLLLFPPTRSIAKVQLLRYFQRKIKSGQYNFYWKR; from the coding sequence ATGTTCAGGATCTTATTTGTATTGCTGCTGATCATACCCGCCGCTGAAATAGGAATATTGGTGTGGGTAGGGAATCTGATCGGCCCGATTCCTACCGTAGCATTAATCATTTTCACAGGCCTTTTAGGAGCATGGCTGGCCAAGAGAGAGGGGCTGAACGCTCTCAGAAATGCACAGAGCCAGCTGCAAAACGGCCAGGTGCCAGGCACCGTACTGATTGACGGGATCTGTATCCTTGCGGGAGGCGTATTTTTGTTCACCCCAGGGTTCATCTCTGACATTTTCGGCTTCCTGCTGCTTTTTCCGCCGACCCGATCTATAGCCAAAGTTCAGCTATTGCGTTATTTTCAGCGGAAAATTAAGTCCGGACAGTATAATTTCTATTGGAAACGATAA
- the pyk gene encoding pyruvate kinase translates to MRKTKIVCTIGPASESVEKLTQLIETGMNVARLNFSHGDFEEHGARIKNIREASAKLGKTVAILLDTKGPEIRTQTLEGGVAELQSGEELVISMEEVMGTSQKISVTYPGLVDDVHVGSKILLDDGLIELEVTHVGSKEITTKILNSGTLKNKKGVNVPNVSVKLPGITEKDAKDIEFGIEQGIDFIAASFVRRATDVLEIREILEKHNAQSIQIIPKIENQEGVENIDEILAVSDGLMVARGDLGVEIPAEEVPLVQKMLIKKCNELGKPVITATQMLDSMQRNPRPTRAEASDVANAIFDGTDAIMLSGETAAGTYPVEAVQTMHKIAKRAESALDYRNILSQRSKESKTTITDAISQSVSFTALNLEADAVITATERGMTARMISKYRPKAPLIAVTSHEDVMRKLSLVWGVHPVKGKKANTTDEMFQIAIDSSLESNLVEHGNLVVITAGVPVGKTGSTNLLKVHVIGDVLAKGQGIGQQSATGKVVIARNTEEASNVNEGDILVTIGTDREMMPAIEKAAAIITEEGGLTSHAAVVGISLGKPVIVGLQDATKLLKDGQEITVDASKGDIYDGHKNVL, encoded by the coding sequence ATGCGTAAAACAAAAATAGTCTGTACCATCGGACCTGCAAGTGAAAGTGTGGAGAAGTTAACACAGCTCATTGAAACAGGTATGAATGTGGCTCGTCTAAACTTTTCCCACGGAGATTTTGAAGAACATGGGGCGCGTATCAAAAATATTAGAGAAGCGTCTGCCAAGCTTGGTAAGACTGTTGCGATTCTTTTAGATACAAAAGGCCCGGAAATCCGTACACAAACACTTGAAGGCGGAGTTGCGGAACTTCAGTCAGGTGAAGAGCTTGTTATTTCTATGGAAGAAGTAATGGGGACAAGCCAGAAGATTTCTGTAACCTACCCGGGACTTGTTGATGATGTTCATGTCGGCTCTAAAATCCTTCTTGACGATGGCTTGATTGAGCTTGAAGTTACACACGTTGGTTCCAAAGAAATAACGACAAAGATTTTGAACAGCGGAACTTTAAAAAATAAAAAAGGCGTAAACGTTCCAAACGTAAGCGTGAAGCTTCCGGGTATTACAGAAAAGGATGCTAAGGACATTGAGTTTGGTATCGAGCAGGGAATTGATTTCATCGCTGCTTCCTTTGTACGCCGTGCAACAGATGTTCTAGAGATCCGTGAGATCCTTGAAAAACACAATGCACAAAGTATTCAAATCATCCCTAAGATCGAAAACCAAGAAGGTGTCGAAAATATTGATGAGATTCTGGCAGTATCTGACGGCTTGATGGTTGCCCGCGGTGACTTAGGCGTAGAGATTCCTGCTGAGGAAGTGCCTCTTGTACAAAAAATGCTGATCAAAAAATGCAATGAACTAGGGAAACCTGTCATCACAGCAACCCAAATGCTTGATTCCATGCAGCGCAACCCTCGTCCGACACGTGCAGAAGCAAGCGATGTGGCTAACGCAATCTTTGACGGTACAGATGCGATCATGCTTTCTGGTGAAACAGCTGCAGGAACGTATCCTGTTGAAGCGGTGCAAACGATGCATAAGATTGCTAAACGTGCAGAATCTGCATTGGATTATCGAAACATCCTGTCTCAGCGCAGCAAGGAAAGCAAAACAACGATCACCGATGCCATTTCTCAATCGGTTTCCTTTACAGCTTTAAATCTTGAAGCAGATGCGGTGATCACTGCGACTGAACGCGGAATGACAGCGCGCATGATCTCTAAATACCGCCCTAAGGCACCTCTTATCGCGGTGACAAGCCATGAAGATGTAATGAGAAAGCTATCACTCGTATGGGGAGTACACCCTGTTAAAGGGAAGAAAGCCAATACTACGGATGAAATGTTCCAGATTGCAATCGATTCTTCACTTGAAAGCAACCTGGTTGAACATGGAAATTTAGTCGTAATTACGGCTGGAGTTCCTGTAGGCAAAACAGGTTCGACCAACCTTCTGAAAGTTCACGTTATCGGTGATGTACTTGCGAAGGGACAAGGCATCGGACAGCAATCTGCAACTGGTAAGGTGGTTATTGCACGAAATACGGAAGAAGCTTCAAACGTTAACGAAGGCGACATCCTGGTAACCATCGGAACAGACCGCGAAATGATGCCAGCAATAGAAAAAGCTGCGGCGATCATTACTGAAGAAGGCGGTTTGACCAGCCATGCAGCAGTAGTCGGCATCAGCCTGGGCAAACCAGTTATTGTGGGCCTTCAAGACGCTACAAAGCTTCTAAAAGACGGACAGGAAATCACAGTTGACGCTTCTAAAGGCGATATCTACGACGGGCATAAAAACGTTCTATAA
- the pfkA gene encoding 6-phosphofructokinase: MKRIGVLTSGGDSPGMNAAIRAVVRKGIFHDLEVYGIYNGYAGLIAGNITKLEVGSVGDIIHRGGTMLRTARCEEFKTPEGQAKGIEQLKKYGIEGLVVIGGDGSFQGAKKLTEHGFPTIGLPGTIDNDIPGTDFTIGFDTALNTIIEAIDKIRDTATSHDRTYVIEVMGRDAGDLALWAGLADGAESILIPEEKHEMEQIINRLKLGIERGKKHSIIIVAEGVCSGVEIGKQIEEKTNLETRVTVLGHIQRGGSPTAFDRVLASRLGARAVELLLEGKAGRTVGVQKNDLVDHDITEVLASKHQIDQGMYRLSQELSI, translated from the coding sequence ATGAAGCGAATTGGGGTTCTTACAAGTGGAGGAGATTCACCAGGTATGAACGCTGCCATTCGTGCTGTAGTTCGAAAGGGGATTTTTCATGATCTTGAAGTTTATGGCATATACAATGGTTATGCAGGATTAATCGCTGGTAACATTACAAAGCTTGAAGTTGGTTCTGTTGGGGATATCATTCACAGAGGAGGCACGATGCTTCGTACCGCACGATGTGAAGAGTTCAAAACACCTGAAGGACAAGCTAAAGGGATTGAACAGCTGAAAAAATATGGTATTGAAGGCCTTGTTGTGATCGGAGGAGACGGATCGTTCCAAGGAGCAAAGAAACTCACTGAACACGGTTTTCCTACGATTGGACTTCCTGGTACGATTGACAACGATATTCCGGGCACCGATTTTACCATAGGATTTGATACTGCTTTAAACACGATCATTGAAGCGATTGATAAAATTCGTGATACTGCAACTTCTCATGACAGAACCTATGTTATTGAAGTGATGGGGCGTGACGCGGGGGACCTTGCTTTATGGGCTGGTCTTGCCGATGGCGCAGAATCCATTCTTATACCTGAAGAAAAGCATGAAATGGAACAAATTATTAATCGATTGAAACTTGGAATTGAACGCGGCAAGAAGCACAGTATTATCATTGTGGCTGAAGGTGTGTGCAGCGGCGTTGAGATTGGCAAGCAAATCGAAGAAAAAACAAACCTTGAGACACGGGTTACTGTGTTGGGGCACATCCAGCGCGGAGGATCTCCTACGGCATTTGACCGCGTGCTTGCAAGCCGTCTGGGCGCCAGAGCTGTTGAATTGCTGCTCGAAGGAAAAGCTGGGCGAACAGTTGGTGTGCAAAAAAATGATTTGGTAGATCATGACATTACAGAAGTATTGGCAAGCAAACACCAGATCGACCAAGGCATGTATCGTCTGTCTCAAGAACTATCTATCTAA